From one Mesoplodon densirostris isolate mMesDen1 chromosome 19, mMesDen1 primary haplotype, whole genome shotgun sequence genomic stretch:
- the LOC132480340 gene encoding tubulin beta-3 chain, which translates to MPVLGPQRPLLSPLNSTSPATPRLGLATNQTGPQCLEVSVPEGLFLSLGLVSLVENVLVVAAIIKNRNLHSPMYYFVCCLAVSDLLVSVSNVLETTVMLLLEAGALAPRAAVVQQLDDVIDVLICSSMVSSLCFLGAIAVDRYISIFYALRYHSLVTLPRAWRAIAAVWVASVLASTLFIAYYNHAAVLLCLVSFFVAMLALMAVLYVHMLARACQHARGIARLHKRRRSTQQGFGLKGAATLTILLGTFLLCWGPFFLHLSLIVLCPQHPTCGCVFQNFHLFLTLIVCNAVVDPLIYAFRSQELRKTLQEVLQGSWAPPPAPAPARPPASRSRPPHAPSMREIVHIQAGQCGNQIGAKFWEVISDEHGIDPSGNYVGDSDLQLERISVYYNEASSHKYVPRAILVDLEPGTMDSVRSGAFGHLFRPDNFIFGQSGAGNNWAKGHYTEGAELVDSVLDVVRKECENCDCLQGFQLTHSLGGGTGSGMGTLLISKVREEYPDRIMNTFSVVPSPKVSDTVVEPYNATLSIHQLVENTDETYCIDNEALYDICFRTLKLATPTYGDLNHLVSATMSGVTTSLRFPGQLNADLRKLAVNMVPFPRLHFFMPGFAPLTARGSQQYRALTVPELTQQMFDAKNMMAACDPRHGRYLTVATVFRGRMSMKEVDEQMLAIQSKNSSYFVEWIPNNVKVAVCDIPPRGLKMSSTFIGNSTAIQELFKRISEQFTAMFRRKAFLHWYTGEGMDEMEFTEAESNMNDLVSEYQQYQDATAEEEGEMYEDDEEESEAQGPK; encoded by the exons ATGCCAGTGCTCGGCCCCCAGAGGCCCCTGCTGAGTCCCCTCAACTCCACGTCcccagccaccccccgcctcggGCTGGCCACCAACCAGACGGGGCCCCAGTGCCTGGAGGTGTCCGTTCCCGAAGGGCTGTTCCTCAGCTTGGGGCTGGTGAGTCTCGTGGAGAACGTGCTGGTGGTGGCCGCCATCATCAAGAACCGCAACCTGCACTCGCCCATGTACTACTTCGTCTGCTGCCTGGCCGTGTCCGACCTGCTTGTGAGCGTCAGCAACGTGCTGGAGACGACCGTCATGCTGCTGCTGGAGGCCGGCGCCCTGGCCCCTCGGGCTGCCGTGGTGCAGCAGCTGGACGACGTCATTGATGTGCTCATCTGCAGCTCCATGGTGTCCAGCCTCTGCTTCCTGGGCGCCATCGCCGTGGACCGCTACATCTCCATCTTCTACGCCCTGCGGTACCACAGCCTCGTGACACTGCCCAGGGCGTGGCGGGCCATCGCGGCCGTCTGGGTGGCCAGCGTCCTCGCCAGCACCCTCTTCATCGCCTACTACAACCACGCGGCCGTCCTCCTCTGTCTCGTGAGCTTCTTCGTAGCCATGCTGGCGCTCATGGCCGTGCTCTACGTCCACATGCTGGCCCGGGCGTGCCAGCACGCCCGGGGCATTGCCCGGCTCCACAAGAGGCGGCGCTCCACCCAGCAGGGCTTCGGCCTCAAGGGCGCGGCCACCCTCACCATCCTGCTGGGCACCTTCCTCCTCTGCTGGGGCCCGTTCTTCCTCCACCTCTCGCTCATCGTCCTCTGCCCTCAGCACCCCACCTGTGGCTGCGTCTTCCAGAACTTCCACCTCTTCCTCACCCTCATCGTCTGCAACGCCGTCGTGGACCCTCTCATCTATGCCTTCCGCAGCCAGGAGCTCCGGAAGACGCTCCAAGAGGTGCTGCAGGGCTCCTG GGCTCCACCA ccagccccggccccagcgcGTCCGCCTGCGTCCCGCAGCCGCCCGCCACACGCACCGAGCATGAGGGAGATCGTGCACATCCAGGCCGGCCAGTGCGGCAACCAGATCGGGGCCAAG TTCTGGGAGGTCATCAGCGACGAGCACGGGATAGACCCCAGTGGCAATTATGTGGGGGACTCGGACCTGCAGCTGGAGCGCATCAGCGTCTACTACAACGAGGCCTCTT CTCACAAGTATGTGCCTCGGGCCATCCTGGTGGACCTGGAGCCTGGAACCATGGACAGCGTCCGGTCTGGGGCCTTCGGGCACCTCTTCAGGCCTGACAACTTCATCTTCG GTCAGAGTGGGGCCGGCAACAACTGGGCCAAGGGCCACTACACGGAGGGTGCCGAGCTGGTGGACTCGGTCCTGGACGTGGTGCGGAAGGAGTGTGAGAATTGCGACTGCCTGCAGGGCTTCCAGCTGACCCACTCGCTGGGGGGCGGCACGGGCTCGGGCATGGGCACCCTCCTCATCAGCAAGGTCCGCGAGGAGTACCCCGACCGCATCATGAACACCTTCAGCGTGGTGCCCTCGCCCAAGGTGTCGGACACGGTGGTGGAGCCCTACAACGCCACGCTGTCCATCCACCAGCTGGTGGAGAACACGGACGAGACCTACTGCATCGACAACGAGGCGCTGTATGACATCTGCTTCCGCACCCTCAAGCTGGCCACGCCCACCTACGGGGACCTCAACCACCTGGTGTCGGCCACCATGAGCGGGGTCACCACCTCCCTGCGCTTCCCGGGCCAGCTCAACGCCGACCTGCGCAAGCTGGCCGTGAACATGGTGCCCTTCCCGCGCCTGCACTTCTTCATGCCCGGCTTCGCCCCGCTCACCGCCCGCGGCAGCCAGCAGTACCGGGCGCTGACGGTGCCCGAGCTCACCCAGCAGATGTTTGACGCCAAGAACATGATGGCCGCCTGCGACCCGCGCCACGGCCGCTACCTGACCGTGGCCACCGTCTTCCGGGGCCGCATGTCCATGAAGGAGGTGGACGAGCAGATGCTGGCCATCCAGAGCAAGAACAGCAGCTACTTCGTGGAGTGGATCCCCAACAACGTGAAGGTGGCTGTGTGCGACATCCCGCCCCGCGGGCTCAAGATGTCCTCCACCTTCATCGGGAACAGCACGGCCATCCAGGAGCTGTTCAAGCGCATCTCAGAGCAGTTCACGGCCATGTTCCGCCGCAAGGCCTTCCTGCACTGGTACACGGGCGAGGGCATGGACGAGATGGAGTTCACGGAGGCCGAGAGCAACATGAACGACCTGGTGTCCGAGTACCAGCAGTACCAGGACGCCACGGCCGAGGAGGAGGGCGAGATGTATGAAGACGACGAGGAGGAATCCGAGGCCCAGGGCCCCAAGTGA